The DNA window ATCCTGCGACGCCTTCTCGCCCGTCCTTCATAAATTCTGCCGCTAAACTCTAAtctaaaaaagaagaaagctACTCCTGATGCCCTGATGAAACTGTAGCAACAACAAAAAGGTGACATCTGCATGAGAATAGGCCAAGAAGAGCACTGCTTCCACAGAACCTCCCCTCAGGTCTTCATATATGCATGATAACTAGGGAAGAGAATGACGGACTGCTTAAAAAACATGATGACGTGTGTGTACAGTTGTTTTTGTAAAGTGTTAGTAAGACTTGGCAAAGACCAGCAGCTCTCTGAGAAACAAAAAGTTATAGTGTCAGGCAGTACATGTTCAGTTTAGTACAACTTTCAACATTGTCTGTGTTCTTGTGGGATAAACAACCGCTGTTACTGCCAAACTGGAAACGTTTGGCTGGCCCAGTCGCCTGGTGTCCGCTCCCGGTCATGAAAGCATTACTCAGGGGCAGAAGCAGCCGCAAGGCCACGTTGGACAGTGTCGGGCCGGGGTGTTGACATGAGGAGCCCAGGGTGAGGAGCAGTAGAATACAACATGAGAGCCAGGTCTTACAGCTTGGTCTACGTGAGCGCAGCGAAGACAGGTGgtgaacacacaacaggaaTACACACTCCTCCTCTGTGGGCTCAATGTCAGGATCTAGCATGGGTGCATCTTGggacacgcagacacacacacacacacacacacacagtacaaacaTAATAGTTGAATCTCCAGACTCGGGCTCCACATGTGcctctttgtctccctctgGTGGTTTTGTCCAGAACATATCTGGTAGCAcattctccttcacacacacaggctgcaatCACTCCaccaaaacagacacactctcacatacacatataGATATATGAACATACACACTCCTTGGCTCCCCCCGTGTCTGTTTTCAGGCTTATCTGGTGTAGTAGACTCTGTAGTAAACACTCTTGGAGCGCCAGAGTGAATAGGAGTTGTCAAACTTCAGTAGGTAGACTCCACGGCCGGGGTACTGGTGGCTGCCGGCGTACACCTCCTCATGACAGTCCCGCCGGTACACCGGCACAATCTCGTCCACCTGGGGCTTCCCTGCCTCCTTCTttgccttctcctcctcactagGAGGTTCTCCTGCGGGCACAAGAGCAACGTGTCAGGTCGAGTAAAAAGGCAGGAAGGAAATATGACAAATGTGGCAAGTTTCATCTTTTTGAATGGCACAGACAAAATCAAAGAGTTTCTTTCAGTGGTCTTATACCACTGAAAGAAAGGACTGGCATGTGTAAACATAATTCAACCAACAGAGCCAAAGCCAATTCTGCAGCACAATACTGCCTCATATCTTATCAATGTTTTATCACCCTGCTTTGGATTCCCACATAAAGCACAAACAGGAGCTCCCCTGCCCCTGGGAGAACCAATGGATGTTTAACAATGGTGTAGTCCAGTTTTGAACATAAGATAAGCAGGAAAGCAAATCCATAAACCTGGTTAGTTTTTCCATCTCTCcataaatgaatacatgcagcagaagtgaatgaatgaaagttAATTATTGTTCTAATCAACAGTTTTTAAACCGTGACTTGACATTTCATTATACAGCATATAGTCTTCCATTTAAGAGAGCCAACAAATCAATCCTGAAACATAAAACTAAGGTTGGGCACTGTTGCTAAATTAATACTTTCAAAACATGCAATCATGCAAAAAGTCAAACACGGTGCACCCCTCTGCTTTCAAATGTAATCTGTGCATTGTCAGGTGCTTTACTACGTTCGTCGGGCTCCTTCCTAATACACACAATGGTTTCCGAACATTTGTGTGTAATGTGGGCTAACGTTAGGTGCTGCCAGAGCTTTGTAGTGAGTGTGTTGCCAGAGTTACATGTTAAGTAGGTATGTGTGGTGCTGTGTATGTTGCCCGTAAGCAGGGAAACCAAATCAGAACATAGCCCAGACACTGATTTCTGTACCCTGCATAAAACAGTCTAATGTCATGTGAAAGCACACGTTATTTTAGCGTGTTTTCATTTCTAAAGACACATATCACCCCAACGGGTTGGTTGACATTGCTGCCGTACTTGAGAGTGATTGTATCAGATACGCAGCAGCCTCATCTCACCTTCTTCATCCTCGTCCTCGTCACTGGACTCCGACACATGCACACTAACTGAAGCAGAGGCGGCGTCCGTCCACTCGAAGAAGACCCCAAAGCCGATGTCATAATAGTCCGTGGCAAACTCCCAGAACAGGTAGGAGCCCTCCTCGTGGGTGGGGACTCGCACCGTCACCACCTCGCCGCGCCCCACCGTGATCACACTGTCTGCGTCCTGCCGTATCTTCTCCTTGAAGTCCTTGATCTGCGGCCGTGTCCACATGGAGGGAGCGGCTATGACCGGTGGGGAGTCTGCTGTGATCGTGGAACAAGAAACTTATTATCAGCTTTTTTACAGTGTGCATCCCTCCATCTTTGCTAAACCATTTTGAGAGATCACAGACACAGTGGATGAATTTCACTCAGGGTGCAAGTTTTGGAATAAAACTAAGGCGATGTTTGTTCCAGGTGTGTGTGCTTACTATCAAGGATCTCAGGTTGGATGATACCTAAACCAGCAGACTATCATGTATCACTTGTTCTAGCTCTCCTCTTCCCTGGCCTCCAGGTCATATCAACAAGGTCACAGCAAGTAAGACTCAGGTTTCAAGTTTGGTGCAAAGGTTTGTTTGTAAGATAGAAAGATGTCTGCCCTGTAGCCATTAGTTTATTCCAATGagcatgtttgttgttttttgttgtaaacACAGCTACAGTCCACAAACCTAATAAAGGTCCGTTCTCTGAGACCTCCTCTGCTGGATCAGGCTCTGGCTCCCGGTCCATGCTTTCAGAGTACGAGTCTGAATTGCCTCCGTTGATCGTCAGGGCTTCCTCGCCGCCAGGTAAAGCTGCACACAACGGTCCCGCTGCAGAGGCGGGAACATGGTCTCCGCTGTTGAAGTTGCTGGAATCCAGCGTCCCCTGCTCAATCATAtcagcctcctgctgctgcttctgtaaGGCTGCctgagagacgagaggaagacaACACAAGAGTCAAAACAGGGAAAAATCAAACTGCAGACATATGTCCTAAATGTTATGTTTCTACAATGCTGTTGGAATAAGTAGAGATGCCGAAATTCCTCCTGAATTCTTGATATTTATCACATCttttaagtatatatatatatcattctTTAAAAAATGCAGTTTTCTTTTCCTAGAAGGTCTTCTTCACCACTCCAAAACAGCTTGGGCTGCtacagttatttaaaaaattgtgtATTTTAGACTCcactatttgttttatttttcaaactcGATAATAAGCTCTACACAGACATACAGAAATATCAAACTGTGATTATTTTTAACAGAAAAGTTACCAATATTTCCAAAACCTAATGATCAAACAATATCCATAAAGTGATCCTACCTGTTGCTGGGCCAGCTGCACCTGGTAGAGCTGCTGCATGTACTGCTGGTAGTGCTGCTCCTGGAGCTGACGGATGAGGCACAGCTGTTGCTCTGTGCTGTCGGGGTATTGCTGGGCCGCATACTGCTGGAACTGCACGGCTGTCTGGGCATTCAGCGCTGCCATTATCTGTTGTCTGGGTAAAGAAAACAGAGCAGTGAAGTTAGTGAGGATGGAGATGCAGGAAATGGAGTGGAGGCAGTGGTGGACAATGGAAACTGTAGTTTTCTTTACATAGACAAGAAGAGATGTGGTAAAAAGATTCTGGCATCTCTGGAACAGAGCTGAAAAGACATTACCCCGATAGACATCCGTGTCAGAGGAGTGTGATGATCATGTAGAAGTAATGCTGGAGTCAAATCAATAAATGCACGCCCATGCATATACAGCAAATGCACATTAAGcaaacacgcacagacacacatacttCTGCTGCTCAATCCGAAGCCTCTCGTCCTCTGcctgtctcctttcctcttcctctctcctgagcctctcctcctcctcaagcctccgtctctcctcctcctgtctttgacgctccctctcctcctcttctctctgctgacgctcctcctcctcttgcctgTTGAggaacaaagacatgaaattataaaatgtatCAAACTAATTACAaaccatatttatatacataaatatatttccccTTTCGCCTCCAGGTTTTTCTAGCTTCATATAGGACAAACTGAATGTAAGTTTATTTAGACACTGGAGCAGAGGGATCTCTCTCATGGAATTTGAAGCTGAACAAGTTaccttttcctctcctgctcctccctctcaaTCTTGTGTGATGTGACGTAGGGAGCAAAGAGGTTACAGCATTTGTTAAGCAGCTTGACGAACTCCACCATGGTATCCTCCTTCTCCATGTTACCCAGGGCAGCCCACTCTTTCCTGCACACAGAGTCAAATGGAGGTGAGGACAGATAACAGAGGCAGCTGTGCACTGAATTATTTTTAGAGTACATGCTGTTTCACAATCAGAAAGAGGGAAATCTAAATCGACATTTGTAATGGAGGTCAACTCATTGCTTGgccagtatatatatatatattagcatCC is part of the Limanda limanda chromosome 18, fLimLim1.1, whole genome shotgun sequence genome and encodes:
- the acbd3 gene encoding Golgi resident protein GCP60 isoform X1, which translates into the protein MMATEVQSGDLDTAPSSRLEVSIDGLTLSPDPEGDQGQVEEPEPGPAEPEPETPGAAGGEDGEGGKSAIEGKWGFPLLELYGMALKFFKDKDGKAFHPTYEEKLRLVALHKQVLLGPYNPDASPEVGFFDVLGNDRRKEWAALGNMEKEDTMVEFVKLLNKCCNLFAPYVTSHKIEREEQERKRQEEEERQQREEEERERQRQEEERRRLEEEERLRREEEERRQAEDERLRIEQQKQQIMAALNAQTAVQFQQYAAQQYPDSTEQQLCLIRQLQEQHYQQYMQQLYQVQLAQQQAALQKQQQEADMIEQGTLDSSNFNSGDHVPASAAGPLCAALPGGEEALTINGGNSDSYSESMDREPEPDPAEEVSENGPLLADSPPVIAAPSMWTRPQIKDFKEKIRQDADSVITVGRGEVVTVRVPTHEEGSYLFWEFATDYYDIGFGVFFEWTDAASASVSVHVSESSDEDEDEEGEPPSEEEKAKKEAGKPQVDEIVPVYRRDCHEEVYAGSHQYPGRGVYLLKFDNSYSLWRSKSVYYRVYYTR
- the acbd3 gene encoding Golgi resident protein GCP60 isoform X2, whose product is MMATEVQSGDLDTAPSSRLEVSIDGLTLSPDPEGDQGQVEEPEPGPAEPEPETPGAAGGEDGEGGKSAIEGKWGFPLLELYGMALKFFKDKDGKAFHPTYEEKLRLVALHKQVLLGPYNPDASPEVGFFDVLGNDRRKEWAALGNMEKEDTMVEFVKLLNKCCNLFAPYVTSHKIEREEQERKRQEEEERQQREEEERERQRQEEERRRLEEEERLRREEEERRQAEDERLRIEQQKQQIMAALNAQTAVQFQQYAAQQYPDSTEQQLCLIRQLQEQHYQQYMQQLYQVQLAQQQAALQKQQQEADMIEQGTLDSSNFNSGDHVPASAAGPLCAALPGGEEALTINGGNSDSYSESMDREPEPDPAEEVSENGPLLDSPPVIAAPSMWTRPQIKDFKEKIRQDADSVITVGRGEVVTVRVPTHEEGSYLFWEFATDYYDIGFGVFFEWTDAASASVSVHVSESSDEDEDEEGEPPSEEEKAKKEAGKPQVDEIVPVYRRDCHEEVYAGSHQYPGRGVYLLKFDNSYSLWRSKSVYYRVYYTR